A segment of the Nilaparvata lugens isolate BPH chromosome X, ASM1435652v1, whole genome shotgun sequence genome:
AGTtatctaatttattttcttaaattttattattctagttcCTAGATAACTTTACCTCCCTTACCACCCTCCATCCTTTACATCCTCTTCTTACTTCCCAACTTCCCTTTGCatagaaacaattttttttctccctcttatcaaatttgataattttattttttgtaatctagtctactattctatgatttattatgtatacttatacagagtgattcttaattatggtaaaataatttaatacgtgatagaagaggtaaaaataagaaaaaaagtttttatgaacatatatccataaacgcttcattagcgagctatacagggtgaaagattttgcccggaattcagttcctctggtgaaatacaccgatgctgaattgtttggcgactagttcttggaaaacttatgctggatttttatggaaaaatatctgaaaaattgaataaaactagtctggatgCTGTAGTgagagtagtttttgagaaagaagttgaaatatgcaaaaaatctaagttgaaaaacacagacttctacgtttgatgcctaataactttctttaatgatcagtgaacaaataatttttcgcaataaaattTGTAGAGAATTTCATTCTGAGATgaatcatgtaagctgtgttaaccaaatttaaataaaagttgaataaaatgtattattatgtagtatgttacaccacaaaaatttgctgttttcaagtcgccaaacaattcagcatcggtgtatttcaccagaggaactgaattccgggcgaaatctttcactctgtatagctcgctaatgaagcgtttatggatatatgtttataagaactttttttcttatttttacctctactatcacgtattaaattattttaccataattaagaatcaccctgtataagcACCTACtgaaaaaccttcgggtttaGTGGGACCTCCAATGTAGGcctaaatattttgttcaataaaactttattaattgattgatatttATTGCTAAAATAGTAAGCAAAATGTTATACAGCATTCTCTGTAGGATAGTGATTGTGTACGTTATTCACCTACATAATGTATCTATTCTTGATTAATTCCTTATCGTACAGTATATTTTATagtgttatatatatatatatatatatatatatatatatatattatatatatatatatatatatatatatataatatatatatatatatgcatatgcattcATAGGCCAAAATTATAACTATCTGGATTGCCCTGAAAAGGACTTTGGCCTATGTAGCCGGGAGACATTACTGGAATGTGTCCGGCTAGCAAAAAAATGAGcttcaaattgatttcaaaatccACTCAATATCTATAGTGTTATATAAGCTCCAGAATCGAATATGAGGCTGTATCTATCAACAAGTGATCCATATTGTCACTGATCGTTAAGTCTGAGAAAGATGTatttctatcaaataatttgttaataTGGGTGGCGCAGTGATGTGAATAGTAATTGCGATGAAGCACCAGCATTGTTATTATCAGCAAGCGCCGCCGTCTCTGTTTAATAGACCACTGGTAGACCACGAACGGGAGTTCTCCGTCACGCCTGCCttctaatcatttcaatgtCACGTGCAATTTTGCCCACAATTTGCTTCACTGTCGTTTGCGGTGGGTGGAAAGATGTGCGGACCACCCTCGGCATGAGTTTACAAGGGGTGACACACCCCACCACGCTACAACACCCTAGGCGGTCGATCGGTATAGATTTTAGCAAAGCCTTTGACAAAAGTACTAGGGTCCCGGTTGACAAATAAACACTCCAAACAGGCTCAGTGTCTTCAAGCCGAGTACAATAGTACAATACTCATCTCTAACAAAGGCCCGCTAACAAGGAAAGTGCGTGGACAGCTTCTATATAAGAATTTAATGAGGGGTTCTTCCAGGCTCATACCCGGTccttttgtttttcatgtacTGCAAACTATTTTTTAATACGGCCTCGTTGCAATCTTACTCATTGTTTTTTCATCCCCATCTTTGGAAAACGCAGCATATTGAAGGGGATAGAACTTGTTGTCTTGGAACAAGATCATCTCTCTCAACTGAAGTGCATGATTTCAATGAGATGCACAGCACAGGTTGTTAGATATGATCGATTACTTATTTAGTGCTGTTTGTTGAGCTCAGTAGAAGGTCATTAAGACTCGTCCAGACGGTGTAACTTaaagcaagagagagagagagagagagagagagagagagagagagagagagagagagagagagagagagagatttatatattgtatagtCATACTCTAATCTAAAAACTTTGCCACACTCGTGTTGACATCTGAATCATCCAACATGAGTGTAGGCTCGTGTCAAACTACTCCATCTACACAagtattattgaatgtaataaagTATACTgcctatttataataaaataacgtATTATTACTATGATTATTTATCAATACGATCGAAAATCATTATCATATGAAAGTTCAATCATTCGGGTTTATATTATACGTGTAGGCTCGTGTCAAGCTACTCTATctatgtattatcatagagcaacaatagcgtaagtagatatcccattttatagggcatttatgtcgcaacttttactgttatctcaagccgatagttcatgtaattctttgcCGTCAAGTTGTGTGACACTCtgagtctctcatattgtgctgttcatatactctcaccccaacaaatcagtaaaattcgacaataatcaatagtaatcggcttgagataacagtaaacgttgtgacataaacgccctataccatgggatatctacttacgctattgtttctctatggtattattgaGTGTAGCAAAATATGCTTcctatttgtaaaaaaataacgTATTGTtactatgaatatttatcaaCATGATACAAAACTCATTATCATATGAAAGCCCTATCATTCGGTCTTATAATTATCATTCGTTGTCTTCAGGTTTGATTTCTTTGGATTAGATGGGAATTGGAGTTATAAGCTGATGAAACGTACCTTCTTCATAGACTAATAATGTAATGGTACCTTACATACTGCctatattacattacattacattattattgggATGATACACTCTTCTCTATGGTTTCTTCCTGttctgttttttgttttttcttgatatttattgaaaagaagTAGCAGAAGAAAGAACTGCATGACTGTAAAGTGCATCATATTCTATAATTAAATTGGGATTCatataattgagaaattgaaattacaTCATTGTTAGCTGTTTGAATTGGTAGTTTTTGTAGCTGACTTGGAATTATTAGGTAGTCGAAAAGCTGAATCGATTTAATTATTCTAGTCATTTATAGCAGTGGATGTGCGTTATAGgagcaatttttttaaattaaaaatcaaatggtcaataaaaattgaatgattgatttattaaaataaattctattgattCAGCTTGTAAACGATATATTAAGCTACAAAAGCTACCAAGTCAAACAACTAAAAGATTTAATTACTATTTTTCTAATTAGATCAGGTAGTAAAGGATTGTAAcagagatgaataaataaatgatacgcACCATGTACTCATATCATTTTAATGCTAGATATACATATTCTTGAGGAATATTTGTTAACAGAATCACAACTTTAAGATTTCTTTTACATGCCCAGTTTTACcttagttttttattattttttactccTATTGTAGAAGAGAAAAGACTGATCTACTTTGAGTTCTGTGGTTTTGGATGGGAACAGTGATATATTTACTAAACAAGTAAATAAGAACAAACTGAATTTATAGCAGTTGCTCTTCATAAAATTTACTTCTTTGATGCTGATTGAATAGGATTGAATTTCTCAATCATCtggtattgatttttttatacatGCCCAGTACTGTGTTaccttatttttgttttatttgttacttCTATTgaagagaaattgattgattacttaGATTTATGTGGTCTTCGATGGAAACAGTAAATTATTCACTAAGCAAGTCAAGAACAATAAGAATTTAGAGCAGTTCTGCTCTTCATGTAATTGACACTTCTAATGCTGATTGAATATGgaggaattttttatttatatagtattagTGTATTTCTTTTTGGACGGTAATGTTTGTATTTCTTACGGTATTTTCTCCATCCTCCAAACAAAGCCGAAGATGCACCACTGACTCCACCATACCCGGCACCTACAAAACCTCCAGTCATAGCACCCATCAGACCCACCCATGTTCCTATAATACCGTTCTTTCTGAGTGTCTTATAACTTGCCACATTTCTTAGACCATTGTACAAACCAGATCGATACATACCATCGCTATTATAGTTCATCCCTAAACTGTTCAAACCACCATAGAACCCTGAAGCACCACTCAGCATACAACTCAAAGTAGCTGCTGTCAGAATACTGGCTGCTGCTCCTGCAAGGATTAAACTAGCTGAAGAGCCACCTGTCAACACGATGGTCATCAAGTTTTTAGGAGTTAGCAGACTTCGCACACCTCCCATGTACCCTGTGTACCCAGCCTTTATAGTCCCAAAAATAGTTCTGTCTAATAGATATTTTATCACTTTCAAAGGAAACCTCAACATAAATTTTGCCACTTTCAAAGGCAACTTCAACATCATAAATTTTGCCACTTTCAAAGGAATCCCCAACAACATAAATTTTGCCACTTTCAAAGGCAACTTCAACATCATAAATTTTGCCACTTTCAAAGGAAACATCAACAACCCTCGTGTTGTTCTAGATAGTTCATTATCGTCCAAAGATTGTTCAAATTCAACATTGTCCCAAAAATTGGGCTCCAGCATTTTTGTATTTGATGAACGTTTCATCATCATTCCATATCGCATGCCATTCATCATTGCATTCAAATATGAATTGTAATAAGATCCCATATTGTATGGCCCCATATAATATTGGTATGGATTCATCCCATAATAAGATTGAGAACTACTCATGTGGTTTCTGTGCATCATCATTTGATACAGGTTCATCAAGAATGGTAATCTACTGTATAAACCCAAATGACTTAGTGGATATCCCAACATACCAAATGTTCCACTCATTGCACCCAAGTGGCTCATATGTCTCCTATATATCCACATTCTATagtaattaatcatatttctcatGGTCAAGAAACTAGCCATTGATCCATAGGGTGAGAATGGACTTATTGGATATCCCAACATACTCATAGCATGACTGATAATACCATTATGAGCCATATTATGATAGTTCATTCCATTTCCCAAAAATGGTAATCCACTGTATAATCCTAAATGACTTATTGGATATCCCAACATACTCATAGCATGACTGATAATACCATTATGAACCATATTATGATAGTTCATTCCATTTCCCAAAAATGGTAATCCACTGTATAATCCTAAATGACTTATTGGATATCCCAACATACTCATAGCATGACTGATAATACCATTATGAACCATATTATGATAGTTCATTCCATTTCCCAAAAATGGTAATCCACTGTATAATCCTAAATGACTTATTGGATATCCCAACATACTCATAGCATGACTGATAAAACCATTATGAACCATATTATGATAGTTCATTCCATTTCCCAAAAATGGTAATCCACTGTATAATCCCAAATGACTTAGTGGATATCCCAACATACCAACTGTTCCACTCATTGCACCCAAGTGGCTCATATGTCTTCTATATCTCCACATTCTATAgtaatttatcatatttctcatGGTCAAGAAACTAGCCATTGATCCATAGGGTGAGAATGGACTTATTGGATATCCCATCATACTCATAAGATAGCCCATTGTACCATGGGTACCACTAACTAATCCATAGTTATGCATCAATTTCTGGTAATTCATCATTTGATAATAGTTATGCATCAATTTCTGGTACTTCATCATTTGATAATAGTTATGCATCAATTTCTGGTACTTCATCATTTGATAATAGTTATGCCTCATATACTCCTGTCTAAAAATGCTTTCGAATAATCTATTCATTATATATCTCCTAAACATTCTCATTTGATAATATTGCAAAACATTATTCATGAACGGTAAGTTACTCATTGGTCCCATAGGTGACATAAGACCCATGTGATAACCCATCATATTCATTACTGTCTGTAATAAAGCAGTTGTCATGTATTTTCTATACTGCATCATATTGTTGTTATACATTTGACTCCCAAAAGCACTACCCAAACCTCcatattgatttgaatatatTCCATTCGTCTGTGTTTGCTGATAACTCATCATATTGTTCATGAATGGAGTGTTAGTCATTGGTCCAAAGGGGCCAGTTGGGTATCCCATCATACCAACAGTATTACCAAGTAAACTATTCCCATTAGTTTGATAACCCATCATACTAAGAGTATCACCTAGCATGCCAAGAGTACCACCCAAAATACCATATTTAGCAATGTTTTTCCTGTATATATTTGTTTGATAATTACTCATGTACTTCCGGTATTTCTTTATTTGATAGTTGCTTGTATATTTCCtgtatttcataatttttctgtatGTCTTTCTTTGGTAATAGTTCAtcatattattaatgaataaagagGTAGGTGATACTGGTGACATAGGATTCAGGAACATCAACCCTGCCATCAATGGAGAGTTTAAGAATGGCAGATTGCTAATAAGAGGCGATGCTAAAATGTTATGTATTATTGGAATATTGTTTATGGGTACATTTGGATAACCTAGCATGCCAAGAATACCCCTATTATTGTAAGATTGTCTTGCATAGTAGAACATTCGTTCATAGTGGTCTAAAGTTTGTAGGATAGTTATATAGTTTCTATATAATTTCATTCTTTGATGATGAACATAACTAGATACATAAGGTGAATTCATAATTGATTGGGTTACATAATAAGGATTGATTGGATGGTTCATAAAGTTCAGTGAGTTTCCTGTTAGttgattatttatcaaataccTATAATATTTCTGAATTTGTTGTTGCCTTATGATTCTTTCAATCATTTGTGAACTACTCAAATATCCCATGAATGGTATACTAGCTGGGTTTATCGgataattcaatatattatttataggtgatagtagtgttgagatGGGATAATTGGGACCGATTGGATAACCCATTACACTTATACCATTGCTGTATACTCCTGTTTTCTTTATATACTTTCTATAGCTCTTCACTTGATAACGATTGATCAATCTAGTTAACTGTGATGGTGTTACAAGGGCTGCTGGATATTCTAATAAACCAGGGAAACCATGAGACATGTATTGATTCATCATGGACTTTCTATGCTGATTCATTTGATGGTAAGTCGTCATGAGTGGAAGCCCGGTGGACTGTTGTAGACTTGCTATCATATGCTCAGGATTACCCATAAGTGATGACAGTCCTCCATTTGCCATCATCCAAGGCTTGTATTGGTTCATGAGTGCATAGTAGTATTGGGTTGTGAGAATCTTCTGTAGTGTCTGAGTTGTGGAGGTCTGGTGCCCATTTCGATACATGAAGTAGTTGTTGAAGTATTTGCCCGTGTAGCCGTTTTGCATGtagctattttacaaatatttttacaatgcaaacattataaagaaacagtatcatgatggaaaaaaaagaaaagaacttCAGTAGCTTAACAGCTGTGACAGTCACTTGATTTTGGtaactaaaataaaaaaaagtctTTTTGCGATTTCACACAACCAGAATTAGAGCAatagtaaaaaacaaaaaagaaataataatcaacctgaaaataaacaaataaaatataatttccagaAGTACCTAAACatctatacaataaatatataacataaaaagaatgaataaattaataaacctctgtcaccagtcaaatttttaacaattgagTCTAAAACCAGCCAAATTGAGCATCAGTAAAGTAACAGATAAAGGCAAAAGTTAAATTTAGTacaaaattgttcaaaatacTATAAGGAAATACTGAGGGAGAAAtactattaattcaataaaaccgATTCACGCgggaaaaaaatgaagaaagtcTAAGTAAAAATCAAAAACAGTGACAAACAGTGACAGAATGGTGTAGTGCGATAAGAGTTAAGGGAATAGTTGTCAATATTTAAAAGAGTAAAGTGATGATAGTATCAAAGAATCAGGAGAATGTGAAGTTGGATATAACATGGTAAAATACTGGAAAGAGTGAACAACTATGAATATCTTGGGACATTAATCTCTGCAGATGGGAGAGTTGATGAAGAGAAAAACAATAGAGTAAGGGGGTAAAAGAAAGGGGACAGCCCCCGAAAACAATCGATgaacaggtagaagttctagtgacCATACAGTAGTCgcctattattattgaatttcgacattttcgtggtctattaTTAGGATTTCACTCCGAGGAATAAATTTGTGGACCATTCTGATTACTTAAAGGCattttcagctgtaaaccagtggtagcctacagtgattggataaacacacacacattactatcgTTTATACGTACAAATTCAGTCAAACTAAGAatgtattattctttttttatagATTACGTCCTAATACGTCCTATAATGTTCAGTGTACATGATGAGACTAAATAGATGAGCACGAAGACACGCCGTacgctttccataagctgatgcTATAATTGTCATATTTACATATATTCgattatatgattattatattcatacaaataaaatataatgcgtgtatgtaactcaagtcagtctgtatacagcttgtgagcaggttgagtttcatcaaattAACCATTGGGAATAACTCAATAAcaagtacttgatcactgatcttgattcaataataaattttagaaaatacaagtaacagatgTAAGGTGAAAAGTAATAGATGAGTCCCTACCAGCTGAAACTGCCTTCAAGAAAGCAAACGAGGCCACTCCGGCCACTAATGAGGGTAATGAAGCGGATTCAGATGACAATAGAGTGTTATAGTCGAGAGTTGGAGGATGAACCTTTTTGGATCAATAGCCCAGTGTACAGGTAGAgcggccccgtctcctttctttaACCCGAGTAAGGAAAACCAACCTAGTGTATTACCAGCTTAGCATAACCATCCTGGGAAAACGAGAAATAAGTCAGCgaactaaaataaaaatatatgagtCAATATTCAAGCTAGTCCTACTCTATGGAACAGAATTTCTCACAATGATAGAAAAGCACAAGAGGAGAATTACCTCCTCAGAAATGAGATACCTAAAGAGGGTGGTTGGAGAAACCaaaagagacagagtgagaaatAGTGTGATCAGAGGAGATTGAAACAGGAGGAACTGATTACCACTGTTCAACGAAAAACCCTTGGATGGTAAGTCCATGTAGCTCGGATGAGTGATGAACGAAAGGCAAGGCCGGTTATGGAGGCAAGACCGGAAGGAAAACAAGACAGGGGACGACCACAACTGGAATGGAATCAGTATGCAGAGAGTATAGCTGCTGGAAGAGGTAAGACAATGAATGAAGTAAATGGCACAGGATCGtataaagtttaaaaatctggtgtggcgcactcacacaactttccttgccgttatgaaaattgatcacctgacgctagtgtaaacgcgcatctcaagtcaaagaactgagccagctggtgacaggtcaataacgctggatacacacgagatctgctatctctccatagtgaatgatttaatagaatcaacagtttgcaattgaataattacattttctcatatttcaagcttattttcaattttaggtgaaaatgtttctggacattaattgaagagatttccatgctctatcttttccactcgaaatttttagtttaaattatatctgagacctgataattggaaatctaaaatcaaactttgcatagatggtgcggagatcctgaaatttttacagatatgggacttgtggcagttgatagagcttattaatgactattttaggtataaatttgatcaaaatcgttggagccattttcgagaaaatcgctaaaaaccctgtttttgacagcaatttcgccattttagccgccatcttaaatcgcatttgatcgaaattgttcgtgtcggatccttatagtgtaaggaccttaacttccaaatttcaagtcattccgttaattgggagatgagatatcgtgtacacagacgcacatacactcatacacacacacacacacacacacacacacacacacacacacacaccacacacacacacacacacacacacacacacacacaccacacacacacacacacacacacacacacacaccacacacacacttttCCTGAAACTGACCCAGTTGATAATTGGGTTGAGAATCCCTTCTGCTGTTAAGATATACGTAGGTGAGATTCGCGGGCTCACGGAAAACTCGATTTTGGCAGACTTTTGGGCAACAGCACGAAAGAACTATAAAGAGCTTGGAGAAAAGGCATTGAGGTTAATCCTTCCCTTTAAAATGACCGTTGTGAACAACCATTTTCATCAATGTGTTTTACTAAAAACAAGTTTAGAAATCGACTCGACATGTGGTCAGATTTTAAAGTGAATGTGTCAAGTATGGAGCCTGATATTTCAGGAATCATGAACTTGAAGAAAAAATTCAACTCAACTCATTGAACAAATAGTGATAATTATTAGGAACAGTGGACCTAGTCTTCATTTCCGCAACTTTATTTGAGCTGAGGTACCGTACAAGGATCGTATTCTTCATATCAAAACCAAGTAATAATAACacgaaaattattatgatgaatgcacgcaaaaattataaatctcaagtattttaaatattattctaaCATATCgtaatttaaataatgataatcaGTGATTAAAAAACTACCTacatttttcttgaaatgtCAACTTCTTCTCGTTATCGAATTGAGTTATGAACTATGAATTTTCAAGAGAGTAAAATACACTCTGCTATTTCATCAGATTAGCTGCTATTAACTATTAAGAGTGTGGTGGGGGGCTGGCGgtagatgaaaatattttttcgccacacttggatgtaatgagctggtttacgtgcgtcatatggaggccgaaagtgattgttttccgaccaggccggtaaaactttacggccctaggctgtaaaatgaccttgaataacagctgatcgtgtccgatcccgatctcacaaaagtcatagagagataatctcataacgactgtaataatctatataattatgtatcgtgaatcgcggtattatgtctataatatattttataaattactgtttaataatttaatatttattgtgtttttgatatcaaacaatgaatacaatggctgcattgtccattgtcagaaaggtacgtatcgcaagtatttaaaagtgaagaatcgaatttgaaatcaaagtacaaaattgtatcaatatttaaaagtgaggtagagtaataattgtttcttttttattatcgaattccacttcttaatgcaatacaatcaactataataacaagaaaatacagcagagatctgaagtttaaggtaagcctactggtgaaactcagccttgactaaaaaattcctagtaatttttccgtaattcattattaaaacttttagataatttttctttaatattgaaccatatagagaaaacattaggcccactcaagattgaatcttcgaatgttttctctatgatttcagagcaatattttgttgtgaaaatgccggcaaaccggcttcaaattaatatgctgctatacactatattatagtagcctacatacgttacctgacttaattcagagtgaaaattttattgtgaaacagataataatattaattttaataatataagtcatgagccaaagtctgttgtacctttgactatagaaagaacctTCTTGTATAGAAAGAACAaccttctttctatagtcaaaggttgtacgctttttaggagtaaagtaaacttttttagaagtctagtttacagtattacgtgtatgctaagagttatcagtcaggcctctTCCTTCAACAATACCCAATAGCCGAGAGCGTTAAGGCGTAACACAACTGAACTCAGCTCAGTGAGTTACAAACacgatctaggttcgaatctcggtcaatgacatttttttttgtcgatgaatttcgacttttattagctattttttatattagttaccataatttaaatttcaatcaattttttagatatattttgagacaaaactgtgaaatatgcaattatattaattttttcatcacattatttcaaaatagtaatgaaaattctattcatccatctatccatgagatattgcaccgggcgcaaagcgcgagctataaaaattcaaacaattattcgaaatattaatagtataaaaatatggtcactattgtaaattattaattagtaacattgaaattattgacagtaaaagttgtcataaccaagattcaaactatcaaaataggctgtttgaattttattaatttttcaatttcttataaatattgggaagttttttttttgggtgtggcgaaaaatagcgttcgcaacacgggcaaaaatgtttttccggctctcgaacgcttcaagttctcgacttcgtctcgaacttgaaaaccgcgatctcgcgccggaaaacgtacattttcgaccctaggtgcgaaatatactatttcct
Coding sequences within it:
- the LOC111064496 gene encoding uncharacterized protein LOC111064496 isoform X3, whose product is MSAGGGMASHAAMMNGADMMANGGMIDHHEMMNGGHFITTPPVFDHHDMMDGGQIVDHHVVVHHHQVTEHEGMEHDGMEHMMDGGHMMSGGTTMTGGEMMSGGTTMTGGEMMSGGTTTMTGGEMVSGGTTTMTGGEMMASGTTMTGGEMMSGGATMMTGGEMMAGGATTITGGEMMSGGATMTGGEMMSGGTAMTGGEMMSGGTTMTGGEMISSGTTTITGGEMMSGGATMTGGEMMSGGTTMMTGGEMMSGGTTMTGGEMMAGGATTITGGEMMSGGTAMMTGGEMMSGGTTMTGGEMMAGGATMTGGEMVSGGTTMTGGGMMSGGTTTMTGGEMMASGTTMTGGDMMAGGATMMTGGEMVSGGTTMTGGEMMSGGTTTITGGEMMSGGTTTMTGGEMMSGGTTMTGGEMMSGGTTMTGGEMMSGGTTTMTGGEMMSGGTTMMTGGNVMTGDPAMMGGDLITGTAVTGGDVITGGTTMTGGDLLSQGGVGILSNGVSNGGINVGVSNTLTTASSKSYYMQYLARRMQQRLITQMLHYQMFRNLMASDRMGSVMSYAMNPGRPKILIPAVLTGSVMAPLMMMPMLTYTHRLMQQRYYRKKYNRHRYYQVMDNVVPHMSPGMMNYMQNGYTGKYFNNYFMYRNGHQTSTTQTLQKILTTQYYYALMNQYKPWMMANGGLSSLMGNPEHMIASLQQSTGLPLMTTYHQMNQHRKSMMNQYMSHGFPGLLEYPAALVTPSQLTRLINRYQVKSYRKYIKKTGVYSNGISVMGYPIGPNYPISTLLSPINNILNYPINPASIPFMGYLSSSQMIERIIRQQQIQKYYRYLINNQLTGNSLNFMNHPINPYYVTQSIMNSPYVSSYVHHQRMKLYRNYITILQTLDHYERMFYYARQSYNNRGILGMLGYPNVPINNIPIIHNILASPLISNLPFLNSPLMAGLMFLNPMSPVSPTSLFINNMMNYYQRKTYRKIMKYRKYTSNYQIKKYRKYMSNYQTNIYRKNIAKYGILGGTLGMLGDTLSMMGYQTNGNSLLGNTVGMMGYPTGPFGPMTNTPFMNNMMSYQQTQTNGIYSNQYGGLGSAFGSQMYNNNMMQYRKYMTTALLQTVMNMMGYHMGLMSPMGPMSNLPFMNNVLQYYQMRMFRRYIMNRLFESIFRQEYMRHNYYQMMKYQKLMHNYYQMMKYQKLMHNYYQMMNYQKLMHNYGLVSGTHGTMGYLMSMMGYPISPFSPYGSMASFLTMRNMINYYRMWRYRRHMSHLGAMSGTVGMLGYPLSHLGLYSGLPFLGNGMNYHNMVHNGFISHAMSMLGYPISHLGLYSGLPFLGNGMNYHNMVHNGIISHAMSMLGYPISHLGLYSGLPFLGNGMNYHNMVHNGIISHAMSMLGYPISHLGLYSGLPFLGNGMNYHNMAHNGIISHAMSMLGYPISPFSPYGSMASFLTMRNMINYYRMWIYRRHMSHLGAMSGTFGMLGYPLSHLGLYSRLPFLMNLYQMMMHRNHMSSSQSYYGMNPYQYYMGPYNMGSYYNSYLNAMMNGMRYGMMMKRSSNTKMLEPNFWDNVEFEQSLDDNELSRTTRGLLMFPLKVAKFMMLKLPLKVAKFMLLGIPLKVAKFMMLKLPLKVAKFMLRFPLKVIKYLLDRTIFGTIKAGYTGYMGGVRSLLTPKNLMTIVLTGGSSASLILAGAAASILTAATLSCMLSGASGFYGGLNSLGMNYNSDGMYRSGLYNGLRNVASYKTLRKNGIIGTWVGLMGAMTGGFVGAGYGGVSGASSALFGGWRKYRKKYKHYRPKRNTLILYK